The following coding sequences lie in one Stigmatopora argus isolate UIUO_Sarg chromosome 5, RoL_Sarg_1.0, whole genome shotgun sequence genomic window:
- the ppil3 gene encoding peptidyl-prolyl cis-trans isomerase-like 3 — MAVTLHTDLGDFKIEIFCERAPKACENFLALCAGGFYKGCLFHRNIKGFMVQTGDPTGTGKGGTSIWGRKFEDEFSEHLKHNVRGVVSMANNGPNTNGSQFFFTYAKQPHLDMKYTVFGKIIDGLEALDELEKLPVHEKTFRPLTETRIKDVTIHANPFAG, encoded by the exons GCTGTTACACTTCACACAGATTTAGGAGACTTcaaaatcgaaatattttgcGAACGCGCACCCAAAGCGTGCGAG AATTTCCTGGCTTTGTGTGCCGGTGGCTTCTACAAAGGATGTCTTTTCCACCGAAATATTAAAGGCTTCATGGTTCAAACTGGAGACCCGACAG GCACCGGCAAAGGAGGAACGAGCATATGGGGACGCAAATTTGAAGATGAGTTCAGCGAACATTTAAAA CACAATGTCAGAGGAGTGGTCTCCATGGCCAACAACGGCCCAAACACCAACGGCTCCCAGTTTTTCTTCACCTACGCCAAGCAACCCCATCTGGACATGAAGTATACCGTTTTCGGAAA GATTATCGATGGCTTGGAAGCGTTGGACGAACTGGAGAAACTCCCCGTCCACGAGAAGACGTTCCGACCGTTGACCGAAACCCGGATTAAGGACGTTACCATTCATGCCAACCCTTTTGCCGGTTAG
- the LOC144074948 gene encoding 3-oxoacyl-[acyl-carrier-protein] reductase FabG, producing MTSSDAFKVSSLKGKVTLITGASSGIGAGTSILFAKLGAVLALNGRDLESLKKVAKECAGCSGGVEPMLVPGDLTDEDTVKRMVDEVVSRLGRLDVLVNSAGILAMGGIETSDLTTYDRVMNINVRSTYQLTQLCVPHLVKTKGSIVNVSSVNGQRSFPGVLAYCMSKSAIDQFTRCVALELASKQVRVNSVCPGVIVTEVHKRAGLDEEQYAKFLEKCKQTHALGRPGQVDEVAHSIAFLASDAATFITGVNLPIDGGRHAMCPR from the exons ATGACCTCAAGCGACGCTTTCAAA gtgtctTCCCTGAAGGGAAAAGTGACACTCATCACTGGCGCCAGCTCGGGGATCGGCGCCGGTACCTCCATCTTGTTCGCTAAACTGGGAGCGGTCCTGGCCCTCAACGGCCGAGATTTGGAGAGTCTGAAAAAAGTGGCCAAGGAATGCGCCGGCTGCAGTGGCGGAGTTGAG CCCATGCTCGTGCCCGGCGACCTGACGGACGAAGACACGGTCAAGAGGATGGTGGACGAAGTCGTCTCGCGCTTGGGCCGCCTGGACGTCTTGGTGAACAGCGCCGGCATCCTGGCCATGGGCGGCATCGAGACGTCGGACCTGACCACCTACGACAGGGTCATGAACATCAACGTCAG ATCAACATACCAGCTGACCCAACTGTGCGTGCCTCACCTGGTCAAGACCAAAGGCTCCATCGTCAACGTATCCAGTGTCAACGGACAGAGATCG TTCCCTGGTGTCCTGGCCTACTGTATGTCCAAGTCCGCCATTGACCAGTTCACCCGCTGCGTCGCTCTGG AGCTGGCGTCCAAGCAAGTCCGAGTCAACTCTGTGTG TCCTGGCGTGATCGTCACCGAAGTCCACAAGAGGGCGGGACTGGATGAGGAGCAGTATGCCAAG ttccTGGAAAAGTGCAAGCAGACTCACGCGCTGGGCCGACCCGGCCAAGTGGACGAAGTGGCCCACAGCATCGCTTTCCTGGCGTCGGACGCCGCCACCTTCATCACCGGCGTCAACCTCCCCATCGACGGAGGCCGCCACGCAATGTGCCCGCGATAG